The Candidatus Equadaptatus faecalis nucleotide sequence CACAAACACTATATCGTCAAGCACGGAGCCTGTAAGCGTCGGGCTGGGATAATTGTAATTCCCTGTGAGGCAGAACGCGGTAAGCCCGTATTCGTTAAGCGCCTTTGTTTTTGCGACGAGATTTCTCACGCTGCGGGTCGTGCCGTCCGTTCCCAGAACGCCCACAATACTTGTGACGCCTGCATACACGGGGTCGCTGAACTTAAGCGGCGGAACCTGCGTGATGAAGCTTCCTTCGCCGCCCCCGCCCGTGACGTGAACGTGCTGGTCGATATACCCGGGTATCGCAAAATTACCGCCTCCGTCAAAAGTTTCAAGTCCCGGATACGCCAAAGTTATTGAATCTTCGACAGCTTCAATTCTTTTGCCGGCAATCAGAACGTCGCTTTTTTTCCACTGTCCGTCACGGTGAATTTGAACATTTTTTATGAGCTTCAAAAGCATTTTACCATCTCCAGTCTTCTGCCGCGCCCCTGCATCGGCAAAATTTTAATGCCGTTCCTAAAAAACGGTATTGCTATTATAATACTTTGCGGAAATTTTTAACAATCAAACGTTTTGAACGGAGGAGAAAAATGCAGACAGTCAGAATCGCAACCTTTAACGTCAACTCGGTGCGCAGCCGTATGCCGGTGCTTCAGAAATGGCTGGCGGAAGAAACGGCGCCGGATATAGTGTGCTTTCAGGAAACGAAATGCAGGGACGAAGAATTTCCCGCCGCGGAATTTGAAGCGCTCGGCTACGTATGCAATTTCAGGGGAATGAAATCCTACAACGGGGTTGCCGTTATTTCGCGGACTCAGCCGGACGAAATCAGTTTCGGGCTTGGGGACGAGCCGGAAGAAGGCAGGGAAGAATCCGAAAACGCAAGGGTAGTGTGCGCGCGCTTCGGCGATTTTAACCTCGTGAACAGCTACGTGCCGCAGGGCAAAGAAATAACGCACCCTGACTATCCCTACAAACTCCGTTTCTTCAAACGCATAAAAAAAATGTTTGAAGCAAACTACACGCCGCAGGACAAACTGCTTTGGGTCGGCGACCTGAACGTGGCAAGAACAGCCGCCGATATTGCCAACCCGAAAGGAAAGGAACAGCACGTATGCTTTGCGCAGTCAGTGCGCGACGCTCTTTCTGACGTAATGGACTGGGGACTGACAGACGTCTTCAGACTGCACCGCCCGGGCGAAGGCGAATTTACCTTTTGGGATTACAGGGTTAAAAACTCGCTTGAACGCAACATAGGGTGGAGAATAGACCATCTGCTTGCCACAAAAAGCGTTGCGGAAAGCAGTACGCAGGTCATTGTAGAGCGCAGGCTCCGCGCGGAAGAAAAACCGTCCGACCACACAGCTGTTGTTGCCGAATTTAAGTTTTAATTGTACACAATTAAACGGCGCGGAAACCAAGAAGCAATTACGATAAAAACCAATTACCCAAAGAAGCAATTACGATAAGAACCAATTACAAAAAGAGACAATTACCCAAAAAGGCAATTACAATTACAAGACCTCCTAAATCTGTTACACGTGTTCTGTACGGATACTAACAAAAAACGGCTTGGAAAATTTCTCCTAAGCCGTTTTTAATTTCCCCAAAATTGCTTTTGGGTACAATAAACATAGCTAT carries:
- the xth gene encoding exodeoxyribonuclease III is translated as MQTVRIATFNVNSVRSRMPVLQKWLAEETAPDIVCFQETKCRDEEFPAAEFEALGYVCNFRGMKSYNGVAVISRTQPDEISFGLGDEPEEGREESENARVVCARFGDFNLVNSYVPQGKEITHPDYPYKLRFFKRIKKMFEANYTPQDKLLWVGDLNVARTAADIANPKGKEQHVCFAQSVRDALSDVMDWGLTDVFRLHRPGEGEFTFWDYRVKNSLERNIGWRIDHLLATKSVAESSTQVIVERRLRAEEKPSDHTAVVAEFKF